The segment TAAAGAAAAGCGATAAATTAGCATTGATGCCCTTCATAATGGCAGGCGATCCTAATATTGAGACTACATCCGAGATTTTATTAAAGTTGCAAGAAAAGGGTGCAGATCTTATTGAATTAGGAATCCCTTATAGCGACCCTCTTGCTGATGGCCCAATAATTCAATTATCAGCTTCTAGAGCATTAAAGTCAGGAACTACATTGAAAAATGTTATTCAATTATTAGAGTCTTTAAAAGATAAGTTGCATATTCCAATAATACTTTTCACTTATTTTAATCCTGTATTAAATTTTGGACTTGAGAATTTTTGTGAATTGGCATCTAAAGTAGGAGTCTCAGGATTAATAATTCCCGATCTTCCTTTGGAAGAAGCATATAAATTTTCAGAAATAATTAGTTCTTATTCTATAGACTTGATATTATTAGTTGCTCCTACTACTCCCTCTGAAAGAATGAAAATTATATCTAATAATACAAAAGGTTTTACTTATTTAGTAAGCGTAACAGGAGTAACTGGAGAGAGAAACAAAATGGAAAATAGAGTAGAGAATCTTATTACTAAATTACAAGAAATAAGCATTAATCCTGTAGCGGTTGGTTTTGGAATATCTTCTCCTGAACATGTTAATAAAGTTCGTAAATGGGGGGCAGATGGAGTAATTATTGGTAGTGCATTTGTTAAAAGAATCTCTAATAGTAATGAAAAGGAAGTTGTTAATCAAATTGGTAAATTTTGTGAAGAAATGCGTAAAGCTGCTGATCAATAAATGTAATTAAAAAAGTAATTTTGTATGTTTATTTTATTAAAAAACCCCTTATGAAAAGGGGCTTTAATTCTTATAATTAGAATAATATTTTATGGGAATTATTCCGAGGGTAATAATCTTATTTGTTTTCTCCCAAGCTTTATTTCAAACTCATCACCTGCTTTTAAGTCTAAAAGTGCTGTATATGCTTTCCCAATCAAAAGATTCCCATTACCTTGAACTGTCGCTATATAACTTAACTTTCTACCGCCCTTACCAATACCAGCAACTCCGGTATCTCCGAGGTTAACGCCTTTTGCTTCAAGAAGTGCTTCATAAAAAGCAGTGAAATTTAAACGTTCGCTTCCATTTTTTTCGTGGAAACGTATCCACATTTACGAACAAGATCTGACTTGCTAACATCACCAAGTTCTTTAACTTTAGCAAGGAGATCGCTACCACTTAGCATAATAAATTAATAAAAAGTTATTCTTAAATAACATAGCAATTAGTGAGTAATTTGTGCAATTATTAAGCATGTATTTATTCAATTAGTTATCTTTTAATGATGGAAAAATTTATAGTATTTGGGAAGTATTGTGACGATGCAATTAACAAAAGGGAACCATTTCGTAAAAATCATCTTGATAGACTTGGGGATTTAAAAGATAGAAACATTTTAATTACTTTAGGACCTACTAAATGTACAAAATATTTATTTGGTATTTTTAACGCTAATAATGAAAATGAATTAAGACAATTAATTGAGAAAGATATTTATTGGAAGGAAGGTATATGGATTGATTTTGATATTTATCCATGGATCCAAGCATTTTAAAAAAGTATATATATTAAAAAACGATAATCTTTTAGCTAATTTTATTTATAATTAGAATGTCAATTATTTTTTAAAATTGTAAAAATAAGGTTTTTATTTATAGAAAAAATTAAAAATAAATAATAGAATTTTCAATAAAAAATGTTTCTTAAACACTATGTATATATGGTTATTTAAGTTAGTTTTTAAATAAAAAAATTGCTAAGTTTAAATATTTTATTTACTACTGTCTTTTTTTATTTGGTTCACTAGGGAGTCGATATCTAATTGATTATATGGGTGGGTTTCTTTTATTCCTTGAGAATTTGTCGGAATATTGTTTAGCCAATTTTGTTCTATCTTTATGAGATTTTTAACAACATTGAAAATACCTCCTTTTTTATAAAATTCTTTAACTTTTTGGGAGATTTCGGAGGTTCGGCTTGATTTGAGATTTAATTCATTAGCTAGATCTTTTTGTGTATATCCATGGGATTTTAACCAATCTTTAATAAAAGATATAAGTTCTTTCTCTTCTCCCTGTGATAGTTTACTCATTTAACAAAAGGGAACAATTTATTAAGTTTCCTTTCTGCTCTTGCTCTTATTGCAGGAGTCATATATCTACTCCATATACTTAAAACTGCAGTGAGAGCAACAAAGTCATCACTGTAACCTACTAAAGGCATAAAGTCAGGAAATAGATCAAATGGCATTATTAAATAAGCGAGTGCGGCCATTAAGGAAACTCTTACTTGTGTTGGAGTAAAAGGATCGAGAGCCATTTCTAGAACTTCTAAAGCTGGTTTTGCAATAGTTCTACCAGCTCTTATTAAGATTTTTATAATTATATTTTCATCTAATGATGAACTTTCTAAAACCTCTGCATCATAAATTTTTTCTTTGTCTTTGTAATAGCTATCATTCATGATTTTTAGCTAACACTATCAACTAGTCCATTTTGGATTCCTGCTTTCCTAAGCTTTCTCAAGGCTCTTTGTACAACTTGTCTGCAATATTCTCTACTACAACTCATATGTCTTGCAACTTCA is part of the Prochlorococcus marinus subsp. pastoris str. CCMP1986 genome and harbors:
- the trpA gene encoding tryptophan synthase subunit alpha; the encoded protein is MKENKKTQFPINKTLSKINKKFLELKKSDKLALMPFIMAGDPNIETTSEILLKLQEKGADLIELGIPYSDPLADGPIIQLSASRALKSGTTLKNVIQLLESLKDKLHIPIILFTYFNPVLNFGLENFCELASKVGVSGLIIPDLPLEEAYKFSEIISSYSIDLILLVAPTTPSERMKIISNNTKGFTYLVSVTGVTGERNKMENRVENLITKLQEISINPVAVGFGISSPEHVNKVRKWGADGVIIGSAFVKRISNSNEKEVVNQIGKFCEEMRKAADQ
- a CDS encoding YciI family protein; the protein is MEKFIVFGKYCDDAINKREPFRKNHLDRLGDLKDRNILITLGPTKCTKYLFGIFNANNENELRQLIEKDIYWKEGIWIDFDIYPWIQAF
- a CDS encoding YkvA family protein → MNDSYYKDKEKIYDAEVLESSSLDENIIIKILIRAGRTIAKPALEVLEMALDPFTPTQVRVSLMAALAYLIMPFDLFPDFMPLVGYSDDFVALTAVLSIWSRYMTPAIRARAERKLNKLFPFVK